The Haloplanus natans DSM 17983 DNA segment GCAACTCGGGGGCCTCCTCGTCTCGGCCTTTGCCCTGTATCTGCTCGTGGCCGCGATCGAGCCGTCGGACTGAGCGGACGAACGGGCGCCCTTCGATCGACCATCGAAAGCCTCCGCGTCGGGGTCGATGCGTCTCCCGTCGACTCATCAGGAGGCACTGTCGCACAACTATTATCAATATCTCAATGAATGGGGTAGTATGGCTGGGCCAGAGGGTCGTTGCGGATTCGTTTACACGACCTCGACCGATCCCACGTCGAGTTGCTGCTATCGTCCCACGTGGCGAGATCGGGAGCACTGTGTGTGGCACGCTGAAGCACCGGCTGAGGTGAAACCCGTCGACGAACTCGTCGCCGTCCGGGCACCTGCGTCGGTACGGGAGCTCAATGGCCCCTCCAGCCCTCGAGAGCTTCTGGATGGCGTCAGTATCCCCGATGTCGAGTTTCAGGATGGGACGGACTTCGCGGGTGTTTCTCTCCGGGAAAGTGATCTTTCAGGAGTTAACATTCGTAATGGCGACTTGCGCGATGCTACCGTCGCATTTAGTGACTTGACTGACGCCGATTTCCGTGGCGGTACACTCACTGCTATTGATTGCCGGGAAGCGACGCTGGCAGAGGCCGATCTTCGCTCGACTGATATGCGTAATGCGGATCTGTTCAACGCCGACGTTCGCGGTGCGCTTCTCGCCCAGGCAGAACTATCACACGCTGATCTGCGAGGCGTCGACGGCTCGGAGGCGGTGCTGAAGAAGGCAACACTGCAAGAGGCACGGATGGACGAAGCGACCTTCCCACGCGCCGACTTTCGAGAGGCCACGCTGGCCGATGCAGCGCTACCGAGTGGTGACTTTACCGACGCAGACTTCGCGGATGCGTCCCTCGACGACACCGTCCTCCGTGGAGCAACGTTGGAGCGAGCGAACCTACAGCACGCGACCATGAGAACCGCCGAACTTCTTGCAGCGGACCTGAAACGAGCAAATCTGCTTGGCGCGGATCTCACCGAGGCGTGGCTCGTCAAGGCCGACCTCTCACACTCTCATCTCGTCGATGCAACACTTCGGCACGTCGATTTGCAGTCCGCAACGCTTGCCGATGCCCGTCTGCAGGAGAGCGATTTCACCAATGCAAGCCTTCGAGACGCCACCCTTCGGAACTGCCAGGCCCGGGCTGCCTGCTTCGACCGAGCTACGTTGGCGGGTGCGGATCTCGCCGATATCGGATTGGCCGAAGCGACGCTGGTGGGGGCAAACATCGAGCGTGCCGTTCTCACACAGGCCGATCTGTTCGATGCTGACCTCCGACAAGCATGGTTCTACGGGGCGGTGCTCGCCGAAGCCCGCATCAACGAAGCGACCAACTTCGGCGAGCGCTGTGCGTACGACCCACGCTCGCGTACGGCCGGTGGGGAGGACGGCGCCGACCCGGACCTCGCCAAAGCCGCTGGCGCGTATCAGGAACTGGAGAAGCTTTGCCGAGAGAATGCCCTTACGCGCAGACAGGCCTACTACTTCGTTCGCAGAAAGGACATTCACCTTGCCCAACACCGGGCAGCTGGACGACGCGGTCGGACCATAGCTGCCCGGGCGTCTCGGTCGTTCACCCTCTACGGCGAGAGTCCGTGGCGTGTCTTGGGATTGATGAGCTTGGTTATCGTCGGTGCCGGCCTCGTTTATCCGATATTTGGGGTTCAATCCGCGGCGGGTGGAAACACGCTCCGGTATTCTTCCGAAATAGCCTCCTCCGTTCGGGCGCTCCTGGTTAGCTTGTATTTCAGCACGCTCACCTTCACGACCGGGTTCAGCGGATTTCGCCCGTTGGGACTCGGGCGAGTGGTAGCGACCGCCGAAACGCTTTCCGGAGCCATTCTGTTGGCGTTGCTGGTTTACGTGTTTGGTCGACGAGCGAGTCGATGAGTGCCCGTTCCGCCCGATCTACCGACCTGTTCGGGTCGTCTCGAACTTCGCACTAACGAGACGGCGACGGTCGAACGGAAGTGAGGAGACGAGAGACGCCCGCCGCCCCCAATTCAGTCGACCAGTCCCACGTCGTGCACGTGCCGGCGGAGCGCGGCCTCGCTCTCGAAGCGTTGGCCACAGACGTCACAGCGCAATTCAGTGTTTTCTGTTGACATGTGTCGCGGTACTCGACGGTGGCAAATGAGCGTTCCGCCGCTCACTCGAGTTCGGCGGCCGCCTCGCGGAACAGGCCGTCGAGTATCTCCGGCGTGGTGGGGTGGTACGCACGGTCGGGCACGTCCCGAACGTCGAGACCCATCTCGACGACCACCTGTGCCGTCTTCGCCATCACGTCAGCGTGGTAATAAATTCCCTGCCACCCGAGGACGGTGCCGTCGGTGCCGACCACGAGACGCGCCAGCCCTTCCGGGACGTTCTTGGTCCGGAACACGCCGTCGCTCGCCGTCTCACGAGTGACGACGACGTGATCGACCCCTGCCGCGCGTGCGGACGCGGCGGAGTGCCCTACTCGCGCGTAGGGGAGGACCCCCAGCCCCGAGAAGACGACGTGGTGGTGGACGTTCTCGTACGCGACGAGTGCGTCGCCGCGCCGGTGTCTGCCGATGTTCTCCGCGGCGGTCGTCCCGTGTTCCTTAGCGACGTGGAGGATGGGCTCCTTGCCGTTGGCGTCGACGACGACGAACACCCGGTCGTCGTCGCGGGCTTGCATCGTGTCCCGCACCCAGTCGGGGTCGGGGTCGAGCGACGTGTTCGACAGCCCCAGTCCGTCCAGGGCGGGCCGTCGCCCGGTGAACGTGACGAGACGGTCGGCGTCGATGGCCCGTTCCTCGCCGTTGCGCTCGACGGTCAGGCGGACGCCGGCCGCGGTGGACTCGACGCCTCGTTCGGTCGTCTCGGTCAGAATCTCGACGTCGAACTGCTCCCGGTAGTAGTCGAGGAGCGCGTCGCCGAAGGATGGGTCGGCCTCGTCCAGCGGGCGGGCGTCGTGTTCGACGACCGTGAGGTCCATCCCGCCCGCCTCGCTCAGGTAGGGGACGAGCTCCAGTCCGACGTATCCGAAGCCCATGACGACGCCCGAGTCGGGAAACGTCGTCGCGTCTAGGACGTCGGCGCTCGTCATCGGCTCGACGTCGTCGATCCCCGGAAGCGAGGGGCGGTTGACCGTCGAGCCGGTCGCGATCACGACATAGTCCGGTTCGACGTCTGGTCGCCGACGGCCAGGCGCCGGTCGTCGACGAAGCGGGCGGTCTCGCGAAGCAGTTCCACGCCGTCGCGGTCGGCGAGGCGGTCGACGGCGGCTCGTCGGTGCCCCGCGAAGGTCGCCGTATGTTCGTCCTTGCGGGCGACGACCGCCGCCGTGTCGACCGTCAGCAGGCCGTCGAGACGGGGGTCGTCACGGCTGGCATACCGGTGTTCGGCCGCCACGCCGGCACTTCCGTACGCACCGACGACCGCGACGTGTGTCGTCATAGCTCTACTCACGGGCCACCGACGTATTTATCCACGCCGTGGCGCGTCGCAGCGGTCGAGGGCCGTCGCGTGATCGCCGGTCGCCGACGAGCGGATAAAGACCCGTACAGCTCGGGGGCTGTCCTCTGTGCGACCGCGCCCGTACGTTCGCCACTGCGGTCGGCAGTCCGGGAACGACGCCGGCCGCGAGGTGACATCATGACGGGACTCGACTCCGAATCCGTCGTCGTCGTCGGCGCGGGGTTCGGCGGGCTCTCGGCCGCCTGCCACCTCGCCGACGCCGGGGCCGACGTGACGGTCATCGAGCGACGCGACCACCTCGGCGGCGTCGCCGGGCGCATCGAACGCGAGGGGTTCCGGTTCGACACCGGCCCGTCGTGGTACCTGATGCCCGAGGTCTTCGAGCGCTTCTTCGGGCGCTTCGGGCGCGATCCGTCCGACTACTACTCGCTGACGCGCCTCGATCCTCACTACCGCGTGTGCTGGAAGGACGGCGACAGCGCCGTCGTCCCCGCGGACCGCCCCGGACAGCGCGCGCTCTTCGAGTCCTACGAGTCGGGCGCCGGCGATGCGCTCGACGCCTATCTCGATGGCGCGGCCGAGGCGTACGAGGTGGGGATGGAGGAGTTCGTCTACGAACGCCGACCGCGCCTGCGCGACTGGATCGATCCGAGCCTGTTACGGGCGGCGCGCGGTGTCACCCTCCTCGGATCGATGGACGACCACGTCGGCGACTACGTCGACCACCCGAAGCTCAAGCAGGTACTGGAGTACACGCTCGTCTTCCTCGGCGGGTCGCCGTACAACACGCCCGCGCTCTACTCGCTGATGAGCCACGTCGACCTCGACCGCGGCGTCTACTACCCCGACGGTGGCATGGCGAGCGTCGTCGACGGCATCGCCCGGCTGGCGCGGGACCTCGGCGTCACGTTCGAGCGCGGGACGGCCGTGACGGGTATCGGGCCGACGGCCGACGGGATGGCGGTTCGGACGGCGGACGGCCGGCGGACGGTCGACCGAGTCGTCAGCAACGCCCCGCCGTCGTACACCGAGCGCGAGTTGCTCCCCGCGGGGGTCGGAGACCACGACCCCGACTACTGGGAGACGCGAACCTACGGCCCGTCGGCGTTCATGCTGTATCTCGGCGTCGAGGGTGAGCTGTCGGAGCTGGCCCACCACACACTCGTCCTCCCGACGGACTGGCGCCCGCATTTCGAGTCGATATTCGACCGGCCGGCGTGGCCCAGCGATCCGTCGTACTACGTGAACGTGCCATCGCGCACCGACGACGGCGTCGCGCCCGACGGCCACTCGACGGCCGTCGTCCTCGTGCCCATCGCGCCGGGCCTCGACGACGGTGCGGGACAGCGTGCGCGTTTCCGCGAGACGGTGCTCGACGACTTGGCCGCCCACGCGGGCGTCGACCTCCGCGACCGCATCGTCGTCGAGGAGTCGGCCTGTGTGACCGAGTTCGCCTCGATGGGCTACCCGCAGGGGACGGCGCTCGGACTCGCCCACACTCTCGGACAGACCGGGCCGTTCAGACCCGACCACCGGTCGGGGGCCGTCCCCGGCCTCTATTACACCGGCTCCTTCACCGACCCGGGTATCGGCGTGCCGATGTGTCTCATCAGCGGCGAACACGTCGCCGACGCGGTTCGCGAGGACGCCGCCGCGTCGGCGGACGGTGGCGCCGGGTCGCTCGTTCCTGTGGCGCTTCGCTCCGACTAGCTACGGGACGTGCCAGATGCCCCGCTCCCGGTCGAGGACGTTGCCGACGACGACGTGGGGGAGGGCAACGACGCTGATGAAGACGCTCCAGAAGGCGACGGCGCCGAGGCGGGGCGGCCCGGGAAGTGGGGTCGGGACGAGCACCCAGAAGGCGACTGCGACGGCGGCCGTCGCCAGCGCGCCCGCGACGAGGACGCCCCACGCCCGCAACGCCACGGTCCCCGTCGAGGCCTCGCGGCCGCCGAGCAGATCCGTCCCGTGGCCCGGCGCATCGTCCACGGCGAGTTCCCGCGCCACCTGCCTGACGGAGTACCAGCACGGGAAGTAGAGCCCGACGGCGACGACCACGGGGACGACGGCGAAGTAGGACACGAGCAACAGCGTCTCCAGGGCGTCGGCGGCCCACGACCCGGTGCCCGGCCGGCGGGCGAAGCCGAGGCCGAGGTGGGCGAGGACGGCCGCCCCGTAGAGCCCGCCGATCAACGGCCGCGTCACGTCGAAGTAGCCCGCGACCCCCGCGAGACCGCCGGGATCGACCATCGAAACCATCAGGCTGCTGAACGTATGAAACGTCGCCGGGAACGCGACGATGGGGACGGCCATCACCGCGCCGCCGCGCGCGATGACGGCGAGCAGTCGCTGGGGACGCGAGCGAAGGTGGCCGGTCCCCGTCGTCGCCCGCAGGACGTACAGGTCGCCGCCGCCACCTTTCAACACCGCGACGGTGATGGCCAGTGCCAGGCCGACCACCGGGGCGACGAGAAACAGGCCGACGAACGCGCCCGCGAGGAGGAGGTAGCCGGCGACGTATCGGCCACGGAACTCCATCGCCCGCCGACGAAGGTTCGCGAAGTGTTCGTAGCCGCCGTGTGGGAGGTTCAACGCCACCATCCCGACGAGATACACCGCGGCCTGGGTCCGAAGCGACACGGTGGTCCCGAGGCCACGGGTCACGGTGAACAGACAGACGAGTCCTGCGAGCGCCGCGCGCGAGAGCGTCACCGCCCCCGCGCCGACGCGCGTCGTCGCGTGGGTTCGGACGGAGCGCATACCTGCCTGTACGGTCCGGGGCGTGGTTGCCGCGGTCCCGTACAGTTTTGGGGCTTTTTATAAGACGTGTCGTCAGGTCGGTTCGTCCGCCACGGGGTTTATGACTCCCGAGCGGTGCATTCGGGACGATGCCAGACGGCGTCCGCGCGGAACTGGTGGTCCACGAACCGGCGAACTGCCCGCTCGCAGCGCTCGCCGACGAGAGCGACGCCCCCGTGACCGACGTGACGTGGGCGACGGGGGAGAACGCCACGGCCGAGGAGTTCCGGGTCGCGAGCGACGACACCGAGGCGGCCGCGGCCCTCGACGCCGTCACGCCCGTCGTCGATGTCGGCGAGGAGCGCGTCTATCGCTTCGAACGCGACTCCGACACCACCTGTGCCTGCGAACTCGTCGAATCGCTCGGCTCGCCCGTCGCGGACGTTCGGCTCGACGACGGCACGCTCGTCCTCACGCTCCATCTCGAAAGCGTCGACCGCCTGCGGACGGTGGTCGGCGAACTCTCCGACGCCGCCGAACGGGTGGAACTCAACTATCTCGTCCACACGGGGACGGCCGCGGTCGACGACGGCGATCCGACGGTCGTCGACCGGAACCGCCTTACCGACCGACAGCGCGATGTCGTCCGAACGGCTCACCGTATGGGCTATTTTTCGTATCCGCGCGAGGCCAACGCGACGGCCGTCGCCGACGAACTCGGGATCGGTCCCTCGACGTTCGCCGAACATCTCGCGGCCGCCCAGCGCACCCTCCTTGACGACCTGCTTCGCGAGTGAGCGGCCGACGGACCGCCGACCGGTTCATAGTGTTTATTGTAACTGGTTACCGCTGGATCGCTGGACCGTCTTGGCTACCCACCGGTACTGACTCACAACGAACAGTATCAGTCGTCCCCCGGGGCGGTCCCTCCCAGTGCGCCCCGCGTCGCCGAGACGACGCCCTCGTTCGCCGCGACCCACCGCAGGAGCAGGAACGAGAACACGTACTTCGCGAACACGTCGAGAATGGAGTAGCCCCACGACGTGAGCCCGACCGACCCCACGAGCGCGAGGCCCTCGACGCCGACGGCCCAGATGATCGGGTAGCCGAGCCAGAGCACGACTGTCAGCGCCCGGAGCGTTCCGAAAATCTCGTCGGTGCCCGCGGCCGTCGCCGACGCCGCCCACTCCGTCAACAGCGCGTAGAGGACGACGAGGAAGAACGTGCAGCTGACGGCGTAGAAGGCCCAGCGGAACAGATACGAGGAGGTCGTCAGCGCCGCTGCGAGCCCGGTCACGCACATGGCGATGTCCGCGGCGATGACGGTGAGCAGGCTTCCCGTATCCACGTCGGCGACTAGCCCGAGCGCGAGGAGGATCATCGGCGTCGACAGCGTCCACGTCAGATACCGACCCCACTGGCTCATCACTTCCTGGCCGGCGAGGGCGTGCCCCGCCGGCATCTCGATGAAGCCGACCGTCAGCCCGGAGAGCAGCGCCAGATAGCTCGAGATGGAGACCAGCGGGATCATGAGCGTCGCCCCCCAGACCAGCTTGGCGCGCTCGCTCGTCACGTTCCGGCCCATGTAGACGAAGAGGAGAATCGAGAGGCCGGCCAGCGCGACGTTGATCCACAGCGACGAACTGAGCAGCGGGTCACTCCGTACCGCCGACAGGGCGTCGGCCTGAGTGGCTTGAAGCAGTACGTCGAGTCCACGTGTGAGCGGTGGAGTGGGCATACAGGAACCGTTGGTTTCGTTCGTACAAATACCTGCCCTGAGCGGTGGGATTTTATTCGTCACTTGCACGTCCCACTGAAAAACGACACGAACGGTCGCTTCCGGCGGCTAGACGGCCGTTCGGCCGCACAGCGACGCGGATGCCGACCGGTTCACCGGCGCGGTGGCGTCCCGTTCATCGCTCGATGTCGTCCCGCGGAACGGTTTTAATCGTCCAGCTCTCACCATCTCGTGGGTGATGTGACCATGTGTCATCACTACGAGTACGAGAGCACGTCCTGGTGGGACGAACGCGCCGACGACGAACCGGCCGACGCCGAGGACGACGACTGGACACCCGAGGGCTTCGAGGAGGACCGCGACGTCGGGGTGGAACTGATCACCGACGGCGGCGACGAGTAGCGTCGGTCGCGGCCCGATCCCCCCTCCGATCTCGCCGTTTTTTGCCGGTGCCGCCCGCTCAGCGACGGATCGCGTACGGATCGAACACCGGCCGGGTGTCCGCGTCCAGCGGGCAGTCGTATCGCTCCCGGAGACGCTCCGCGAGCGCCGTCGACGGCCGAGTGAACAGGTAGACGACGCCGTACGGCCACGCGTACGACGACGCCTCCGGTGGATCGGGGTCGAGAAAGACCGCCTCGACGGCCGGTTCGCAGAGCCTCGGCACGGACGCGAACTCGGACTCGAGGGGGAGGAGTCCGGTCAGCACGTTCGGGACGAACGCGCCGTTCGGCAACGGGGCGCGTGGCTGGACGCCACAGACGCCGACGGGCGCCCCGTCCTCGGTCAGGACGGTGTACGCCGGCTCGGTCCGGTCGGGCGTCCAGCACTCGCGGGCCACCTCGGGCGGGTCGACGTCGACGGCGAAGGCGGTCCGAACCCGGTCGATCCGGTCGACGGCGGCCAGTCGCCACGGCTCCGTATCGTCGTCGGGGTCGCCGGCGAGCGTCGCCTCGATCAGGTCGCCGGTTTCGAGGCCGTCGACCGCCGGCTGGAGATCGCCGTAGCCGGACTGGTAGACGGAGTACAGCGTCGGCGAGTCGACGGCCTGTACGTTGACGTGGGGAACCGATTCGACGACGCGGTAGACTCGAAAGCGCCCCGACCGTTCCATACGGAGCGGCGGGGCCACGCCGACGTAGGCCTTTCGCGCTCACCGCGGCGCGTGGGTGACGCCGCCGTCGATCCGCATCGTCTCGCCGGTGACGTGAACTACCCCACCCTACCGCTCGCCTGACGGCTCGCGCTTGAGGATGGGGCTTCCTGCTTCCACGACGCGCTTTGCAGACACCGAAGTGTCCACGGGGACGCAGTCTCCACAGGCGTTGACGAATCGCTCTGCGATTCGTTCGCCAACCAGAAATCTTTGATTTCTGGTGACGTTGATTCGGAGCGTCCCGCTCCTAACCGCTTCATGATACCGCGAGAAAGAATGTTCCACGCCGCGTTTGCGTCTCTGTCTACCTCGAACCCACACGCCGGACAGGAGTGTTCACGGACCCACAACGGTTTCTCTGTCGAAACGCCACAGGACGCACACTCTTTGGTCGTTCCGCGCGGATTCACCGCGACGAAGTGCGTCCCTTCGCGTTCGCACTTGTATTCAAGCATC contains these protein-coding regions:
- a CDS encoding pentapeptide repeat-containing protein, producing the protein MKPVDELVAVRAPASVRELNGPSSPRELLDGVSIPDVEFQDGTDFAGVSLRESDLSGVNIRNGDLRDATVAFSDLTDADFRGGTLTAIDCREATLAEADLRSTDMRNADLFNADVRGALLAQAELSHADLRGVDGSEAVLKKATLQEARMDEATFPRADFREATLADAALPSGDFTDADFADASLDDTVLRGATLERANLQHATMRTAELLAADLKRANLLGADLTEAWLVKADLSHSHLVDATLRHVDLQSATLADARLQESDFTNASLRDATLRNCQARAACFDRATLAGADLADIGLAEATLVGANIERAVLTQADLFDADLRQAWFYGAVLAEARINEATNFGERCAYDPRSRTAGGEDGADPDLAKAAGAYQELEKLCRENALTRRQAYYFVRRKDIHLAQHRAAGRRGRTIAARASRSFTLYGESPWRVLGLMSLVIVGAGLVYPIFGVQSAAGGNTLRYSSEIASSVRALLVSLYFSTLTFTTGFSGFRPLGLGRVVATAETLSGAILLALLVYVFGRRASR
- a CDS encoding Brp/Blh family beta-carotene 15,15'-dioxygenase; this encodes MRSVRTHATTRVGAGAVTLSRAALAGLVCLFTVTRGLGTTVSLRTQAAVYLVGMVALNLPHGGYEHFANLRRRAMEFRGRYVAGYLLLAGAFVGLFLVAPVVGLALAITVAVLKGGGGDLYVLRATTGTGHLRSRPQRLLAVIARGGAVMAVPIVAFPATFHTFSSLMVSMVDPGGLAGVAGYFDVTRPLIGGLYGAAVLAHLGLGFARRPGTGSWAADALETLLLVSYFAVVPVVVAVGLYFPCWYSVRQVARELAVDDAPGHGTDLLGGREASTGTVALRAWGVLVAGALATAAVAVAFWVLVPTPLPGPPRLGAVAFWSVFISVVALPHVVVGNVLDRERGIWHVP
- a CDS encoding phytoene desaturase family protein; protein product: MTGLDSESVVVVGAGFGGLSAACHLADAGADVTVIERRDHLGGVAGRIEREGFRFDTGPSWYLMPEVFERFFGRFGRDPSDYYSLTRLDPHYRVCWKDGDSAVVPADRPGQRALFESYESGAGDALDAYLDGAAEAYEVGMEEFVYERRPRLRDWIDPSLLRAARGVTLLGSMDDHVGDYVDHPKLKQVLEYTLVFLGGSPYNTPALYSLMSHVDLDRGVYYPDGGMASVVDGIARLARDLGVTFERGTAVTGIGPTADGMAVRTADGRRTVDRVVSNAPPSYTERELLPAGVGDHDPDYWETRTYGPSAFMLYLGVEGELSELAHHTLVLPTDWRPHFESIFDRPAWPSDPSYYVNVPSRTDDGVAPDGHSTAVVLVPIAPGLDDGAGQRARFRETVLDDLAAHAGVDLRDRIVVEESACVTEFASMGYPQGTALGLAHTLGQTGPFRPDHRSGAVPGLYYTGSFTDPGIGVPMCLISGEHVADAVREDAAASADGGAGSLVPVALRSD
- a CDS encoding helix-turn-helix domain-containing protein translates to MPDGVRAELVVHEPANCPLAALADESDAPVTDVTWATGENATAEEFRVASDDTEAAAALDAVTPVVDVGEERVYRFERDSDTTCACELVESLGSPVADVRLDDGTLVLTLHLESVDRLRTVVGELSDAAERVELNYLVHTGTAAVDDGDPTVVDRNRLTDRQRDVVRTAHRMGYFSYPREANATAVADELGIGPSTFAEHLAAAQRTLLDDLLRE
- a CDS encoding bacteriorhodopsin; the encoded protein is MPTPPLTRGLDVLLQATQADALSAVRSDPLLSSSLWINVALAGLSILLFVYMGRNVTSERAKLVWGATLMIPLVSISSYLALLSGLTVGFIEMPAGHALAGQEVMSQWGRYLTWTLSTPMILLALGLVADVDTGSLLTVIAADIAMCVTGLAAALTTSSYLFRWAFYAVSCTFFLVVLYALLTEWAASATAAGTDEIFGTLRALTVVLWLGYPIIWAVGVEGLALVGSVGLTSWGYSILDVFAKYVFSFLLLRWVAANEGVVSATRGALGGTAPGDD